ATCTTGTGGCTCTTGCCGGTGTAGTACAGAATGCGTTCGGTGGTCGTGGTTTTGCCGGCATCGATGTGCGCCATGATGCCGATGTTTCTGAGCTTACTTAGATCCATATCTTATAGACAAAAAAATCCCCGCTGAAAATCGCTTACCCAGAAACCTTCTTCAGCGGAGACTTATCGTTGACGTTACCAGCGGAAATGGGCGAAGGCCTTGTTGGCTTCCGCCATTCGATGCGTGTCCTCCCGCTTCTTGATCGAGGCCCCTTCATTCTTGGCGGCGGCGAGAAACTCGGCGGCCAAGCGCTCGGACATCGTCTTTTCGGAGCGGTCGCGAGCGAAGCTGATAATCCAGCGGAAAGCCAGGGCAGTGCGCCGATCGGCGGGCACTTCAACCGGCACCTGATAGGTCGCGCCGCCGACACGTCGAGATTTGACCTCGACCAGCGGCTTGACATTATTCAGGGCCTTATAAAACGTCTCCAGCCCCTTCTGGTTGTGCTTTTTCTCGATGATATCGAGGCAATCGTAGAGGATGCCTTCAGCGATCGATTTTTTGCCCTGCTCCATCAGACAATTGATGAACTGGGAAATGACGTAATCGCCGTACTTTGGATCCGGTTTTCGCGGCCGTTTAGTGGCAGCTTTTTTCCGTGGCATTCTCTCCTCAACTCCTCGTCAGAATATCATCATCAGACCGCCGCGGGGGCGGCCGTTGTTCTCGTTACTTCTTGGGCGCCTTGGTGCCGTACTTGGAGCGGCTGCGCTTGCGGTTCTCGACGCCGGAGGCGTCCATCGAGCCGCGGATAATGTGGTAGCGTACGCCGGGCAGATCCTTGACGCGGCCGCCGCGGATCAGCACGATCGAGTGCTCCTGCAGATTGTGGCCGATGCCGGGGATATAGGCCGTCACTTCCATCTGGTTGACCAGGCGGACGCGAGCGACCTTGCGCAAAGCCGAGTTGGGTTTTTTCGGCGTGGTGGTATACACGCGGGTGCAGACGCCGCGTTTTTGCGGGCTGCGCTTAAGCGCCGGCGTATTCGACTTGTAGGTCACCATCTGGCGGCCTTTGCGGATCAACTGGTTAATCGTCGGCAAAACAATCCTCTCTCAAAGCGGTGCCCAGGTGAGGGGCACCGAGATTAACAGACGCAAAAACGCCTCAAAACAAGACTTGTAAAATATCCGCAAGGTGCTTGTGTGTCAAGCGTTTTCTTGCAGAATTTCTTCCGCGGACAAGCCTTCAGCGGCCTCCATCGCGCTTTCATCCAGTTCGAGCCCGCGGTAAGCCTCCATACCGGTGCCGGCGGGAATCAAGCGGCCGATGATGACGTTTTCTTTCAAGCCGCGCAGGAAGTCCTCT
This DNA window, taken from Candidatus Zixiibacteriota bacterium, encodes the following:
- a CDS encoding 30S ribosomal protein S12; this translates as MPTINQLIRKGRQMVTYKSNTPALKRSPQKRGVCTRVYTTTPKKPNSALRKVARVRLVNQMEVTAYIPGIGHNLQEHSIVLIRGGRVKDLPGVRYHIIRGSMDASGVENRKRSRSKYGTKAPKK
- the rpsG gene encoding 30S ribosomal protein S7 — encoded protein: MPRKKAATKRPRKPDPKYGDYVISQFINCLMEQGKKSIAEGILYDCLDIIEKKHNQKGLETFYKALNNVKPLVEVKSRRVGGATYQVPVEVPADRRTALAFRWIISFARDRSEKTMSERLAAEFLAAAKNEGASIKKREDTHRMAEANKAFAHFRW